The stretch of DNA gagacataaagattgatatattggaagcctatgtttggatatcggaagtgttccgggtgaaatcgggattttaccggagtaccgggaggttacctggaaccccccgggagctaaatgggccttagtgggctttagtgaaaaggtgaaaggggcagcccaaggtgggatgcgcgcctcccccctcccctagtcctattaggacaaggagaggtggccggccccctctctctctcttccccctcggggaatcctattccaactaggattgggggggagtcctaggTAGGAgtggactcctcctgcgccctcctcctggccggccgccccctcccccttggctcctttatatacgggggcagggggcacctctagacacacaagttgatccttgagatcgttccttagccgtgtgcggtgccccctgccaccatattccacctcgatcatattgtagcggtgcttaggcgaagccctgcgactgcgacggtagtacatcaagatcgtcaccacgccgtcgtgttgacggaactcctccccgacgctttgctggatcggagcctggggatcgtcatcgagctgtacgtgtgctaagaactcggaggtgccggagtaacggtgcttggatcggtcggatcgggaagacgtacgattacttcctctacgttgtgtcaacgcttccgcagtcggtctgcgtgggtacgtagacaacactctcccctctcgttgctgtgcatcaccatgatcttgcgtgtgcgtaggaaaattttcgaaattactacgttccccatcacgGACAtgggaaaggttccgagtgatgcgggtatttttcggagtaccagggagttacgagaatacggggaagaagtattgggcctcatgggccaagtggtggaataGAGGAAGCGGGgtgcgcggcccccctagcccaaaccgaattggactagggggccggcccccctttcctcctttcctccctctccttccttctcccctttcccttcctttcctcctcctagtaggagtaggaaaggggtgtcctactcctactaggaggaggactcctcctcctggcgcgccctacaggggccggtcggcctcccccttgctcctttatatacgggggcaggggggctccctagaacacacaagttgatcattgatcccttagccatgtgcagtgtccccctccatcataatccacctcgatcatattgtagcggtgcttaggcgaagccctgcgtcagtggcaacatcatcaccgtcatcacgtcgtcgtactgacagaactctcccgtgaagctctactggatcggagttcgtgggacgtcatcgagctgaacgtgtgctgaactcggaggtgccgtgcgttcggtacttggatcggtcggatcatgaagacgttcgactacatcaaccgcgttctcataacgcttcctcttacggtctacgagggtgcatggacgatactcttccctctcgttgttatgcatcaccatgatcttgcgtgtgcataggaattattttgaaattactacgtttcccaacaagtTCCTGTAATCTTGATGGGCAGATGGGATAACCCATTTTCTGTACCAGGTTGGATTTGTGCATCGTGCCTTTTGTTGTTATGTGTGGCAGTTTCGCTTTAATTCCTCAGAGTTTGTAATACAATGTGGTTTCTATTAATAGAAATCAGAGAGGGAGCTCTCTTTATAAATTAAAAAGTTGTCGCGCTTCACATGGAAAAAAATCTAAGGGTCGGTCCATTTTCTTATTCCTAGCTTCTTCCTCCTGCTGCCTTCAACGCCAACCGAATTGCCGGTCTCCTTGCTGCCCCACACCCTCTCCAAGCCGCCACCTCTACTACTCTGCCGCAGCTCCTGGCCATCCCTCTAAGTTAGGCCCGGTTCGGAATCTCACCTGCTCCGTGAAATAGAAGGAGTTGTGGAGCCAGGAAACCGGTGCTCCACGTTTTTTCACTATAACTTCACCCGCTCCCAGAGTGAAGCTATGGAGCGGAGGTAATCTGAACAGGGCGTTAATCATCCTCTCTGTCATAGACAACCCCCCATGACCCTGCCTAGCTGCATCACCCATCTCCGCATCACCATCTTGTCTTCCCAAAAAACTTGTaaatagcaaacacaatttcataTAAAATTTGCAAGAATTTCACGTAAATGCTCATGTACACTACATCAGAGGAGATTCAGACATTCCTAAACCACTTCATACAATTGTACCATATACTTAGGCCTCCTTTGATTTGTAGGAATTTTGTAGGATAGGATTGctataggaattttttttgataGAGTTTGTAGGACCGGATTTCCTATGTAGGACTGGTCTCTATATATCCTACACATTTCAAAGAAAAAGAACACTAGCACAAACCTAATGGAAAAATCTCATTCTATgaatcaaatggcatctcttttcATATAGGACCTGACATGTATGCCACCTCATTTCATATGACTTTCCTATTCCTATCCTTTAGACCAGAGAAGACCTTCCATGAACGAGAACACAGGCAATGCATAACGTCGATAGGACATACCGCTCACAAATGTAAATATATCCATACATATAGTATATGCCCGCAGGCAACATTCTATCATATGTAGTAATGGTCTCCACACATATATATCACATGACCACGGGCAACATTCTATCACAGGTAGTAATGGTCATAAACTAAAATCTGGATCAGACCAATGTTTCATACGGTACCTGCCAGATGACAGTCATTTAACAATATACTGTATATATAGTGGCCTCTAAAAGGGCGAGCAGACTCCATGTCAGTTTCAGTTCTCATGCTGCCTTTGACCCTTCATTCTCGGATGTGGGAGCGTTGTTCTCAGCCATGCTCATCTCTTGCAGCGGCGGTGGGTTGACAACGGTCATTGGAACAACACTGTTTTCTGCAAGTCGGCCTTTCCTTTCACGATGCTCCTGACAGTTCGCGCAGTAGTGGAAGCAGCAGTGGACTATGCAAGGATCGCATGGAGAGTTCTGGTGGAAGCAGAACAATATGTGGTGGTTAGCAAAAGGCCCGTAATACTGATGCACAAAAGTAGAAACCCAGCCCACTTATCAAATGCTAGACTTGACAACTAGTTAGAATTAGTGACCACAAAAAGATACTATACGTGAAAAGGTGGCCAAGCAAGAACTGATAAAATGATCTGATAATTCAATGATATAACCAGCTACCACCAGTGGACAATGCCAAGCAAGAATGTCATGAGAGTGACCACATAACTTTAAAAATGCAAAGCTAAGGTTTACTTCTGGACTCCTGAATACCTGCTACAACTATCTTAGATGGAGAATGCAATTGTGTAGTTCTTATAGTAGAAATAAATACAACTGTTTGTAGATGTTCTTATGAATGCGATTAATCATGACACATACAAAGAAACTGTGGAAGAGAGAAAGAAGTACCTCAAGATGATACTTCTTCTGAAGCTTTTCACGAATAATACCAGTATATTGAGAGCATATCCACCAACTGCAGACCAGGCCTTCACCAATCAGGATCGATGTGTCTGGGTCAACACCATGGAATATAGCCGTGAGAATTGCCAATGCAATGCCACCTTCAACACAGACAGCATGGCAAGTGCAGGGTCTTGTCCATGGGATATCTTCTCTAAGGGCCTGAACATTTCGTCCAAACAACACACAGGGGCAGAATAGTCCAGTCCAGCCTAACACATTAAGAAGATCAGGCACATAAGAGGTTCAGAAGTATCTCGGAATATAGCAGTAATACATATGAAAACTGTGCGGACTGAAGCATAAAGGTGCACACATCACAAACCCTATGATGACACAATTTTAAGGGCATAAAGAAGCATAAAGGAATTAGCCATTAGCTACAGCCTACAGAGTAATGCTATTCATTTAAGCTTTCGGGTTTCGGCCATGTATGCCGCAGTCATTTATGTGCTCAACAGTTTATCACAATTAACACTTATACTGGGAAAGTGTACCTGTAGAAGAATTTTCAAACAGATCAAGAAGAAAGACATCTCTAGATCGAAAGCATCGTAATAAAAGTAAAGGTTGCAACTAGTTTTTGCTTCTTTGAAATAATTTAGAATCCAAAACAATGATTAATTCTTTTCAATATGAGCTCATTATAACAGCGTGTTGATTTTGCAGAGAGCCCAAAAGAGCTAAAACCATAACTGACAGTTAGATGGAGAAGTGTGTACATCTTGAAGAACTTCCCAAATACAGAAAATAGAAGGGTCAACTTTAACATTGAGAACACGATAATCAGAACCAAACGTTATGactactactccctctgtcccataatataagacatAGGCAGTACTCTTTATTTCTTTCAGACAGTGACCAGTGCCTAATCCTTCCCACATGAGCACTTCATCACAGGGCTAACTTTGCAAAGATAATAGAAGACTGAAAAATAAAAGTACTACAAATTTGTGAACCATAAAGGcttgcaatatgataaaaaaaatgTATGTGAACAATTAATATTTCAAAATAAAACGTATAAAGATATGGTTTTTCATATACATCTGCTAAGAATATGGGAAAATGACGACCCAGGGAAGCTATAAAACAAAATTAACAAGTACTCAATTTGGACTTCTAGGTAAAATAGCTCCTAAATGGAGGTCAGATACGCATCAGATTGGTCCACATTACAAATTTGAGTTACATGTGTAGTATAAGACATATATCAGCATCGGATTGGCACCAGTTTACAACTGAGTTTATATGTGCAGTGTAAAATATAAATCATGCCTTTCTCATAGACATTAGAAAAACACTGTATGTTCAGTCTACCATGGTTTGTTCGTTGATTAAGTTCACCGTGTTAATGGAAAAATGATAGAGAGGAAGGAAATTAAGATTTGCAGGGCATCTTTGTTTGAAAACTGTCTCAACTGGTAAGACGTAAAAAGGAGGTAACACAAAATTTCTGGCTGGCAACCGCTCACTAAACTAATGTGGAAATATTTCACACTGCTATATAAGTATCAATAATGTTGTAGTTTGCAATTAAAATTTCCAAAGAAACATCTTTCATGCTTAAAAACAGTCTCTAACAAACACATGCAAAAAATGGGAAACAATATAAGCCTAAATGAAAAAAAAATGAGGATGGGAGGTGTATGGGCCATCCTTGTCCAGCACACATGTTGTTCCTCTTTTCTTACTAGAGATTCACTTGATGTACCTGCAAGGGATTTCACAATAAAAACCTGCGTGTGCTCCATATGCAGGACCGCTAAAGGATTTAAGACTGAAACACCTAGCCTCTATGGTAACACGTCAGTAACACTTCAATGCCATGGAAACAAACATATAGTTGCTGAGTTGTGCAATGTGTGTGATAGCCACAAACCCTGAGCTGAACCACAGCAACACAATCCCATCCTGTGCAGATCCGCATGAAAGTTCCTGCCAACTCTGGCATTTCCAGGGGTATCAGGCTATCAGCATATCAAAACTATCACGAATTTTGAATGTGCGATCAGTCTAGGGTAGGAAGTAGCAAAATTAGATCGGCTAGGCAGTTGAAGGGGCAGACCAAATGCAAGGACGAGAAGGAAATTCCATGTCACTTAAAGCTCTCGGGGTCCTCAGCGCAACCGAAGATGCCGGTTGTCCACGGCTCGTCGGCCGGCGCCTGGTGGCCCTCAGGCAGCACCTGCCCACACTGGATGCACTTCATCCGCTCCAGCTATATAGTCACACCGCCCAAAATCAGATCGAACAAACAATCGCAGCAGCAGCAACTGGAAGAAAACGAGGATCGCGCGAGGAATGGCGAGACCGACCTGCGGGACGGCAACGGGCAGGTTGAGCTCGCCAGGGCGGATGTCCTCCACGCCGGGGCCGGAGGCGGAAGCGTCCTGTTCCTTGGTCAGCTTCATGTACTGCGACGGGTGGCTGCGCCGCGCCTCCGTCATTGCCGTCCTCTCCTCGCTTCGCTCCCGGGGGTTTTTGGGCTGCCGACGAAGGGGAGGGCTGCCCGGTGGGGAGTGGGGACGGGTGCGAGTGGTGGAGTGAGATCTGTCTCCCGACGGTCCACGGTCAGGTCAATGACTGTTCAATTTTACCGAAGAAAATTGATATTTGACCTTAGTTCAATTTTTTTTAGATCTGACCATTTTCCTACCGTCAGGGCCACGGCGGTAAACTTGAACACCCTACCGCTCGCAGCCCTAGATGGCCGTCGTCCCCCTCCCCCCCCTCCCCCTACCATCACTGTCCCTGGCGGTAGGCTATATAACCCTACAGTTGGGGACCCTGGCGGTAGGGTGCGAGCAGTTATACGGGCCgacgcccccgcccccgccccctctccccccttcccctctcctcctAGCCCCCAAGAACAGAGGAAGTTCCTCTCTCGCCCTCTCTACTCCTCCCCTTGGATCTTCACCGTTTCTACACCGCTTTTGCGGATCGAGATGGCTCCGAAGAAAGAAAAGTAAGCTCCTTCGATCCCTTCAATTACTTTTAGTTAAATAGCTTCCGATTCGACACATTATTTGCTTCAAATCACCCCTATTTTTGAACTAAGATGGAATTTTTTTACCTAGTATTATTTTAGGTTGCTTTTAGATGTTCTCTAATCACTAGTGGCATTGAATATGAACCACTCACTAGTTCGAATGATAGTGTGAAGATGAACCCTAGTTCATAATTTTTTGTTTAAAAAATGATGATATGATATGATGCATGTTGGAGGATTTTTTTTTGATATATGATGCATGTGGATGTTATATGATGCAAGTAGTGGATGTTGTTGGAGAAAAAATGGTGAACCCTCAAGATGAACCCTAGTTCATAATTGTTTTTTGTTAAACAAAATTATGATTTGATGCTTTGTTGAATGTTGTTGAATGAAAGATGTTGGTTGTATATGATTCATTCGCATTGATGAATGTTGGTTGAATAAGTGATAAATGATGAAAATGATATGATTCATTGCAGTTAATATGGTTCATTTATACTTGGACTTGATATGTTTCATGTTTGTTCAAAATGATACAAGTTGGTTGAAAATGACATCATTTCCAATTGTTATAGGCGGCCCCCCTTGTGCCAGAAATCGACGTGAAGTACACCATGCTTGATCATGCTTTCGACAACGGTCACCGCGCCCGTTTTATGGAGAATGGAGTGGTAATGACTAACATAAATTTGTCGTATTGTTTATTATGAAAGAATAAGTCATTAACAATTACGTTTACATTTTGACAAATACTCCCCCATTGCGGATGAGGGGCCACACGAAGGCCGTGCAGATGCAGTAGACGAGCGCTACACTCCGTACTTTAGGAGAGCACGGATGCTGGGTTTCGTTCTTCAGTTCAAAAGACACCCGCCGATGCTctgtgatgcccggataattaggTTACAATAATCCCATGTTAATTGTGCTAAGTCATCGcaattactgttgctaatcttgCTTTGATTCAAACACAGTTCATTTTCAAATTTAAATTATAAGTGAATTAATAAAAttctcaaacatgaaaactaaagtGTTCGAAACGTGGAAAATAATTCATAGTCAATATTGGTGGAGAAGCCAACATTTTACAAAGTGTTTAAAGGTCCTAAAATAAGTAAAACAATGgcaaaataattaattaaatgtTTTTTAAGAATTGTAAAAAAGTAAACTATTTTGATCGTGTACCAAACACTTTGTGGCAGTAGAGTAAACTAAATCATTAATTTAGGGACAATGCTTATGTTttataaaactaaactaaaataaAAATAGATAACAAATAAgttagcaaaagaaaaagaaaacaaaaaagtaaaataaaaagaAGCCTTCCCCCTCCCCGGTGGGCCTTTGCCTAGATGGCCAAGTGGCCCAGCCAAACAGCCCAGCCGGCCATCCCATGGCCTATATGGCCCCAACCCACTTAATCCTAGATCGacccactctctctctctctctcgatccCTCACTGTTCCCCTTGTCTTCCTCCCAGTGCCTGCCACACGCAACACACGCACACCTGCACGCACGCATCGTGCCAGGGAGTGGGGCGCCCCTATTCGATCCCCTCCTCCCACACGCACGCGCCCAATGCAAGCCGTTGCTCCGCTAAGGCTGCCGTCAGCCGGCGCTGGCACCGCCCCTCCCGGACTCCTCCGcccccctcctctctctcgcGTGGCGCCCGCCTGAAGCCGCAGCCTCGTCTCGTCGCTGACCCGACGCCGTCACCCGTCGTcgccaccaccacgtcgtcggaTCACCTCACCGGACCGCCTTcgtcgctcgtccccgacctcctccCCACCAGACCACGTCAAGCCTCGccgccacgctcctctccaaaTGCTAGTGAGGGCATCGCCCTCCCCCTTCCCTGCCTCCGCTCCGTGCCGGCCGCGTCGTCCCCCTGCAACTCTCGGCGCGCGCCCGAGGGCCTCCCTTGATCGCCCGCCGCACCGCACGTGCGCCCTCCAACCCGCTCCGGTCGTGCCCTGGCCACGCTTGCGCGCGCCCCACCCCGACACGCACCCTCCTGGCCTCGGCGCGCGAGcacgcgccgcgccgcccgcgccacgCTGTGCCCTGCTGTCGCTCGCCGCAGCCGCCTTGCTCCGCCGCCCGCACGCCGCCCGGCTCCTCGCGTCGTCGCCCTGTTCCGCTCTGCAGCCCCTGCCCGCCGTTACCTCGCTACGTGCCGCCGCTCCCGGCCATGCCTCGCCTCGCAATGCCTTATTGGGCGGGCTGGTGCCCGTCCCGGCTTCGCCCGTTCGCCTGCTAGTGCCCGCATGCCTGCGTGCCCGTTAGCCCCTCTGGGCCACTTGCTAACGGCCCCCACACCCCAGAATGATTTAAAAAGTATAATAAAAAATATTAAATCAAATAAATtagtaattaattaattaatgagttagttaagttaattaatcctatttaactaaactaattaaaattgtTTAGTTAATCTTACTCAATGACAGTGCGACCCACACGTTAGTTTGACTAAGTCAACTATCtggttgactgctgacatcaccctgacaTCATAAATACATTTTCTAATTAAATTAATTCTGGTAATTCTAAAAATGAATTAAATCTTTAAAATTTAATAtgaaataatccgtaactcggatgaggaaactttgtacatgagagttgctcagaacgacgagacgagtCCAAATTCGCAGTCCGTTCATCCatcacacgtccctagcatagcgaacatgcaaaaATCCACCTTTGTTTCATCTGCCCGGAAATGCCAAACACTGGGAacactttcccggatgtttccccccttcgccggtagcACCTAGTACtccgttaggtcacccctagcatcacatattgctatgttatgctttgtgatgctttgattgatctgttatttattgtgttccccctctgttacttatttccggtagaccccgagaacGCCGCCGatatgtaacacccacaatgcggctatatctcccacgtgttggagcacgacttagaggcataatcgcatagtaggcatgttgcaagaggggtaatctttacacattccatgtactgaataagaaaaggataaagagttggcttacaatcgccacttcacacaatacataaatatagcattacatcattcaaaatacaatcaaggtccgactacggaaccaaaataaagacaaccccaaatgcatagatccccgatcgccccaactgggctccactactgatcgtctggaaaggaaacatagtaacgtccacaatcctcgtcgaactcccacttgagttcggttgcgtcccctgcactggcatcatcggcacctgcatctggttttggaagtaatctggagtcgcggggactcagcaatctcacaccctcgcgatcaagactatttaagcttaaggggtaggaaaaggggtagtgaggtggagctgcagcaagcactagaatatgtggtggctaacttacgcaaatgagagcaagaagagaagcaaagcacggccgtgaactagaagtgatcaagaagttgtcttgaaactacttacgttcaagcataataagagaccgtgttctcttcccggactcctccgaaaagagaccatcatggctacacacgcggttgattccttttaattaagttaagtttcaggttctctacaaccggacattaacaaattcccatctgcccataaccgcgggcacagctttcgaaagttcaaaaccctgcaggggtgtcccagcttagcccatcacaagctctcacggtcaatgaaggatattccttctcctaggaagacccgatcagactcagaatcccggttagaagacatttcgacaatggtaaaacaagaccagcaaagccgcctgatgtgccgacacatcccgataggagctgcacatatctcgttctcagggcacaccggatgaacactacgtacaactaaaaccaaccctcaagtttccccgaggtggcgctgcaagtggctctgttttggaccaacactcaaaggagcactggcccgggggtttaaaataaagatgacccttgagtccacagaacccaagggaaaaaggcttaggtggcaaatggtaaaaccaaggttgggccttgctagaggagttttattcaaggcgaaatgtcaaggggttcccattataacccaaccgcgtaaggaatgcaaaatcaaggaacataacaccggtatgacggaaactagggcggcaagagtggaacaaaacaccaggcataaggccgagccttccaccctttaccaagtatatagatgcattaacgtaaaaaagatataataatgatatcccaacaataatcatgttccaacaaggaacaaactccatcttcacctgcaactagcaacgctataagaggggctaagcaaagtggtaacatagccaaacaatgatttgctaggacaaggtgggttagaggtttgacatggcaatatgggaggcatgatatagaaagtggtaggtatcgtggcataacaatagagcgagcaactagcaagcaaagatagaagtgattttgagggtatggtcatcttgcctgcaaagttctctgagttgacgtaagcttgatcctcgcaagcatactcaacgggttcctcgatcacgaactcgtctcccggctctacccaaggcaagattgagtcatgctagggcactccataaatgcaaacaggggcatggatggatagatcacaaccatatgtccaaattaTCCTTGCTGAACATAcccaaaagaagcatggatctctctgtagcaacatgaacacatggcataaaaataacggcagggaaatgacttagtgaaattctaagtctctgaaatcagcaatattatgagagctactttgcatgcttgtgctagtcaccacattgatcacaaaaatacatggcatacacccctgtaaagatggcatggcatagcccaaaacacatgtagagctcatgcccatactcaacacacaataatcatggcaaaaatgacaaaagctcaagatctgttaagaatcagcacctaacattttatagcactcttgcatcaaaaatttgggcatcaagatggactcaaacaagcatggtgcaatggaaaaaaatgaagatcacatcctgatgaacattttgatatattgcatgcgcaaaacggagctacggatgagaaGTTATGTTGCAATGAACAGGGGCTCAGAATGTAAAATAAAAGGACTTAGAGGAAATTTGAAGTCAACCCTAGgtttggatctggatctggggaCTCGGGCACGGTCTTCGAGGTTCGTCGGTGTTGGATctcgcggtggccggagttgatgAAGGTTGCCGGAGGCTCACCGGAGTGGGAGGGAACACGCGGGAGCACCACCGGAGCGAACGGGGCGGGCGCTGGGCGACGGGTGCGCGAGGCGGCACGCCGAGGTGCGCCGGCTGGCGAGGTGGCAGGCGACGGAGCCGGCGGAGGTCGGGCCGGTCGGCGGAGGCGCGGTTGTgcggacggcggcgcggggcgcgcgGGAATGGCTGAGGCGACGGAGCCGGCGACGTGGCGGGCGCTGATTGGTCGGAGTGAGGTGCCGGTGGACGCGTCCGGCTggagcggacgtgtccggcggcgcggaggagcggggctagggttttggactgcgaatttcggaggggagcacctatttatagattctgggagctaggagagtccaaatgagatgcagttttcggccacgcgatcgtgattgaacggccgagaggatggagggggtttggatgggttatgggccactttggaggg from Triticum urartu cultivar G1812 chromosome 3, Tu2.1, whole genome shotgun sequence encodes:
- the LOC125546733 gene encoding cell number regulator 6-like, producing the protein MTEARRSHPSQYMKLTKEQDASASGPGVEDIRPGELNLPVAVPQLERMKCIQCGQVLPEGHQAPADEPWTTGIFGCAEDPESCWTGLFCPCVLFGRNVQALREDIPWTRPCTCHAVCVEGGIALAILTAIFHGVDPDTSILIGEGLVCSWWICSQYTGIIREKLQKKYHLENSPCDPCIVHCCFHYCANCQEHRERKGRLAENSVVPMTVVNPPPLQEMSMAENNAPTSENEGSKAA